The Megalobrama amblycephala isolate DHTTF-2021 linkage group LG16, ASM1881202v1, whole genome shotgun sequence genome includes the window TAATAGCAGAATCGGAAGTTTATTGCTATTGGCTAGACTCTCAGGGAGTGTTCGTTTATATAAGATATAGCAGTGAGGCTCTGCAGACTGGCAGCAGCTCTTGTGAGAGTTTTGTGAACTTCAACATGGATCGCTGGAAAGGCAGGGTTGCTCTTGTCACTGGTGCTTCAGTGGGAATCGGAGCTGCAATCGCAAAGTCTCTTGTGCAGCATGGCATGAAGGTGGTCGGATGTGCCAGAAATGTGAAGCAAATTGAGGTAATTATATACAGCTATCTGAGGATTTAAAGTTTGCATATGGTGCTGATTGCTGACGAAAAAAACGGCATCGTGTGGAAATCTAAAGTTAAAGGCTATATATGagctggcaaaaaaaaaaaaagtttgagatATTCTGCAGAGTGTTCAGTTATCAAATACCTTGAAAATTTATAtgaatttaatttctgtcagcATTTAGGCTACTCACTTTCATCATAGTTTGTTTTCTTGGAACACAAAATGGGGACATTTTTGAAGTTGTGTCTCTTTTCAAGACTAAAAGTCACAATGaaatcaaagtttttttttttatttattttttttttatatatggaatattgcagtattttaaattaatgtgcCCTTGTATTCTTTAATCAAATAACTTTAATCCCACTTGCAACAAAATCTCTTCTCCGtcaaccagtgttgggggtaacgaattacaagtaacttgagttaagtaatcagattactttttcaagtaactagtaaagtaacacattcaATTTACAAcgaaatatctaagttactttttcaaataagtaatgcaagttactacttcacatttattgactgactgCTCTCCTGTCTCcatgagaaataaagtgcagaggcgtTGTTTGCTTTGTAAACATGACAGTTATTGTAGCTCTAGActgaatgtgaacatgcatttactcatctcacttgcacgaaaacattcagtattcctcaaaattaacaaaaagtgtaaaatgcaatctcagaattttacacaaacatgtaataattaactatattaaatcaCACAAAtataatctcactttattaaccaatgtctttgctgctgaccttcaatgatctaattcaaccatactaagcaaaaatgactttagattagatttagaaataagagtgttgaactttcatctcctgtatcctattcttctttaatccagaatggcagcacagctgaaaggtttgtttgagctgcgccctttactgtacaggtgtaaatatgcatttccttcagcctgaggcttattcatttcacttttggtgtgaaagggccctaacaaaacttttttgttgttattaaaaaacaaacaagcaagcccagcccaggtgagaaaaagtaatgcaaaagtaatgtaacgcattgcttttcataaaaagtaactaacgcaACGGGAGTAATGcgatattgtaatgcattacttttaaaagtgactTTCCCCAAAACTGCTGATGACGTGCGTACTAGCGTGAGGGCGTGACAacttgtcactcacatgagatcacagcaataacaatccaatcaattcccagtgGACAAAATTTAAGTCCTGCCCAGTCATttaagtcatttcactcagatataggCTACGTCACACAATAGTGAAGAAAAGACGATCACAGTTTCCGTTCTGTGCCAAAAAATGCCATCTCAGACCTCATTTGCAAGTGGTTCGGATAAATATGTCTGctaaaagaaataaatgtaaatactgTATACCTGAAAGCTGTGAACAAAGGTTATTCAATAAGAATAATGCAGTGTATATTGGATTCTGTCAAAATAGCATGATacaacaacattaataatagtTTTGAGCTTTAAAACCTTCATGAAATATGAATCTCAAAGAACTTTTTCCTTTCACAGAATTTGGCAGCAGAATGTGTCAGTAGTGGATTCAGTGGCACTCTGTTCCCGTATAAATGTGATCTGTCTGTAGAAGAGGAAGTGTTATCCATGTTCTCCTGGATAAAAGTTCAACATCAGGGCATTGACGTGTGCATTAATAATGCTGGTTTGGCTCTTCCAGAGCCTCTGCTGAGTGGTAAAACCAGTGGCTGGAAGACTATGATGGATGTAAGTAACTCAATAAGCAAATATTCCTGATGCCAATATGAAGAATGTGTAATGTTAGTCCTCTCAAAATGTTCAATTTTTCCAGGTGAATGTCATTGGCCTGTCAGTGTGTACCCGTGAGGCTTACCAGtccatgaaagaaagaaaagttgATGATGGCCACATCATTAATATTAACAGGTACAGTAGAATTTTATCGCACCTTTTGTTTGCATATTCAGGAGGCACCAAAGTATTcagtatcttaaaatatgtgttTTAGTATTTGTGGACACCGGGTCATCAACAACGCCAATGCACACTTCTACACCGCCAGCAAATATGCCGTGACTGCTCTCACTGAAGGTCTGCGACAAGAGTTACGCGAGGCCAAAACTCACATACGTGCCACAGTAAGAGCTGCTTTAGATTAacactatatttatatattatgattattgtatGTCCAAAGACTTGTTGGCACTAAGATTGCTCTTTCTTTAACAGGGTATATCTCCTGGTTTAGTGGAGACAGAATTTGCCTACCGGCTCTTTAGTCAAAACCCAGAAATAGCTGTGGCTACGTACAAAAGTATAAAGGTATAGACAAGTTCTCATGCTTTCTACACATATTGTAGgtcatcatttacacatttaaatCTCATATTTACAGTGCCTGCAAGCAGCTGACATAACCGACGCAGTGGTGTATGTCCTCAGTGCTCCTCCTCATGTTCAAGTAAGAATCATCCATATTGTGCAgttaatgtttgctgtcagtttTCTGATTATGAGATTATGGGATGTTTTGCTGATGAAATGAGCTGAGAAGAATTAAATCTTTGTTCTTTATGCTGATACAGATCAGCAGTGGGAAATTTCCTagattaaatcttttttttttttttttctttctctttgtgtAGATTGGTGACATTGAGATAACGCCCGTTGAGCAGACGATGTAACAGATAAACAGGATCAAGCGTCTCTGATACCTCGTGACAATGATCAAGCACAGAACACTGCTCTGCTTCACCTTGAAGTACAATTTTGTATAATTAttgatttactattttatttactAATAATAGTACAATTACTATTATTGCAAATGTTACTAGAAAGACTAAAATCAGGATTTTTAGAAACAAATCCTCTTGGTTctgtttaattaaatattaaatattaaaaacatttataaggcTTGCAAAATGCAGAATCAGTGTCATTTATTTTGCTTGGCATAGTTATGCTTCTTCACAAACTGTATTTTAGCTCTGAATTTACAGCTCAACATTGCAGGGTCATATTGCGTCATTGGCGTGAGTCAGACTGAGTAATGTGTTGACTTTAGTAACACAAAACCATAAACCCTTGTAACCTGATACATTAATACATGACATCAGAATACATTTTTGGAAATAAAACTCTTGTGGAATCAGTCATATTTAGTTAGCATTACATAGTGAAAAATGTTTACAAGTGAACAAATTATGTAAGaattaatgataaaaaaaatcttcaaaacatttgcattcacTTCTGAGTATATAAGTATATAAGTGCAACTATAAGTGCGGTATTTTATGATACATATatggagattttttttatgattattgtGGAGATGACATCTCAAGTCCTTATTCATTATATGGCAAAGAACagcaaatatatttttcagacATGTTTTATGGGTAAAGAAAATCATGCGAGTTTGAACAACATGATCATCTCTCATCATATTTTTGAATGGACAGTGCTATTACATCCATGACTAGACCTAACttcctctttaaaataaattgtattttgatTCCTTAAGTGTGTGTGAAGAAACTACCAGGTAGGTCTTTACTCTTTCTGGTTTTTCTGGTTTTCTCTGAAAGCGTGACAGCTGTTGAATActgaaaagcaaaaacaaaacaaaaccttaATAAATGATTTAACTTGACGTATATGGTTGAGAATACTGAAAGAGTCTGTCACCTTGTTTCCTCCAAAAACAGTAGTGTTGTATAGTATAGTAAtgaaaggttttaaaatataaatgctgCTTTCCAGTGTCATTATGATCAACATGATAATCATTAAACTGATATTTGCTCTTGCATCAGTTTTAAGGCTCTGTTGCAGCTCTTGGCCCAGTGTCTCCTCCTCATGCATGATTGGCATCTCAGGGAAAATTACCTAGCAACCAGAAATGTTCAGTCCAGACAAGTATATGTGTGTTAAGGCTTTGCATTAAGTGCTCATTGTTTTGCCATTAAAGTATTAAAACGGTAAAGCGCATTACAATTTTCTTGCTTTAAaccaaaaatgatttatttagttattacGCCATTAGTTATTACCCCCTCACCTTCATTCCAGTTCCTCTGTTGTCTTTAGATGACCCGTCTCATATCAGCATGTGGACAGAACGTGCAGTTACTCAGCAAAAGCCTCTTGTTCTCATGGGAACACTGTCCCGCCCTCTTAACCCCATTTCCATGACCGTAACAGCACAAAATGCTGTGGAATCAGTCGTGAATTGCCTTTTATGCTTTGTAAGTGATACTATTGTATATTACTTCATAATGCCTACACCCTCTGAATGCTGGATTATTTTTCCATGTCTGGGAACCAGGGAGCTGGTATGAGACTTCACATTGTTTGAGCTCATTCTGAAACTGCTGAGTACAGCAGGGTCACGGAGGAGGAAGTTGGTGTGATGCAAAATGGGGTGATGTTCTGCTCAGGCCATATTATGAATAAATTTGGGTGGTTCCTCATTTGAATAATGGAAATCCCACAAAAAACATGTTGCGCATATATTATCACATTAATTTAAAtcaattaatcgcatccaacATACACAGACATGTgcatacacacagacacatatatTAGGTAAACACAGACTTATATGTTATAtgcgattaattgcaattaatcgatttgacagcactatatattatatatgtcatgatcaccgtctgttcctgtcagttcccggacttcatttcccacaatcctccctgccagtcacatgttcacactaatcactaatcaccacacccagctgcagctcattaccaggactataaaggactttcacacacaccacctcacctcGAAGTCTTGCTAACATTGttacaattctgagcgtttattccctgtctgcctgttttgttactgtttctgCCTGACTCCTGTTTTACGACCCATCGCTGTTTGCCTCGATCctttgcctgtaccctgactacgattctgactgtcccttgctgttcctgtttacCCCTGTTTACCCCTGTTTGACCacgctcacttttaataaaacgtgcatttggatcccctgcctgagtctcccttcgttacagaagacttcgccaacaCAGATCCAGCAGCTTTTGTGAGTGTTCCTGTCACGTCCACCATGAACCCATCTGCCCAGCTAATAGGTCTCCAACAAGGAGACAGATCCATAGAGGATTGTCAAAGACTTTATTGGACTGGCGCATTTGGCTTGCTTTGACGAGGTATGTCTTATGATATTCTTTCACGGAGGACTGTCTGAACCGCTCAGATCCGTTATGCCATTACATAAGCCAGACGGGACATTAGAACAATATATTGAGCTTGCTTTGCAACTGAGCAGATCTTcctttactgtgggtgtcgcggaggaaCACGACGCCACGCTGAATCACGTAATGGCTGCCACTCAAGAGAGcactcacaaaatggcggccaCTACAACATCACATCACGTCTtcactgatcgcccagagccacgttctgtctccgctgatcgcccagagccacgtcacgtctctggATCTGTCCAAGGGCGCAGAGGACTacgttccagtgtggctgatcctCCGCTGACTTCAGCTCGAGCGGCTGGCATTCCGAAGCCTCAgacggccgcttcgctctcaagccagccggTCGCTCCACACTCAAGCCAGCCGGTCGCTCTGCACTCAAGCCcggcggccgcttcgcactcaagctcgTCGGACGCTTCGCACGCAAGCCAGCCGCCCGCTTCGCACTGaagccagccggccgcttcgcactcaagttcgtctgttgcaacgctctcaagttcgccagTTGCTATGGACTCATGTTCGCCgattgcaacgcactcaagttcgccggttgctatggactcatgttcgccggttgcaacgcagtCAAGTTCGCcagttgcaacgcactcaagcgccctggacgcaatggacaagatggctgctttgccagtgcccaagggcaagatggccgccactGCGGTGCTCAAGGATGTAGGGGGCGttccagccattgagtccgctccagaacccgctccaACCGGTGAACCATCACCTCACCCtcggaagaggaggaagaaggcttcTTTCATTCTTCAGGGAtcggaggccttcccagagcccgctGTGGGCCCGGAGACCACTCCAGAGGTCTTTCTTGCTGCGCCCaagcgtcttgccctgccggtGCCACCTgagctccttgccctgccggcaccACCCGAGCTCCTTGCTCTGCCAGCACCACCCAAGCTCCTAGCCCTGCCAGCGTCACCTAAGCTACTTGCTCTGCCAGCGCCGCCCAAGCTCCTTGCTCTGCCAGCGCCACTCaagcgtcttgccctgccggaGCCACCCGAGCTCCTTGCCCATGAGCCCGCAACGGACCCCGTTGAAATCCCCAagaatttttttggggggggcagtatacctgagggtggggagcttgCCCGGCCACTGCTGTCATGGGCCTTTGAACCGTTATGGCCACCTTTGGACTGCAATTTATTATGGCCACTAATGGACTCTGACCCGCTGGGATCATCTATGGACTCTgtcctgccgtggctgcccaaaccacctgacctgccgtggctgcccgagccagCTGACCTGCCTTGGCTGCCCGAGCCAGCTGACCTGCCTTGGCTGCCCGAGCCagctgacctgccgtggctgcccgagccagctgacctgccgtggctgcccgagccagctgacctgccgtggctgcccgagccagctgacctgccgtggctgcccgagccacctgacctgccgtggctgcccgaaccacctgacctgccgtggatTCCTGGCACCTCTGATCGGTCCTGGCTATCCGTGGCATCTGACCCTGGCCTGAGTTCCTGGAACCTGCATTCGGGACCCTGTTCCTGTCTGCATACCAGTCTCCAATGCACCCCCCCCCACCAGCTGTTCTGTTTAcgtcgcgaggacgcgccttccagGAGGGGGGCAttatgtcatgatcaccgtctgttcctggacttcatttcccacaatcctccctgccagtcacatgttcacactaatcactaattaccacacccagctgcagctcattaccaggactttaaaggactttcacacacaccacctcaccgcgaagtcttgctaatattgttacaattctgagcgtttattccctgtctgcctgttttgttactgtttctgCCTGATTCCTGTTTTACGACCCATCGCTGCTTGCCTCGATCctttgcctgtaccctgactacgattctgcctgttcctgtttacCCCTGTGTGACCCTGcttgtacgaccacgctcacttttaataaaacgctgcatttggatcccctgCCTGAGTCTCCCTTCGTtacaatatacatacatacatatatattagtgctgtcagattaatatatatagcattaatttaaatcgattaatcgcatctaacataaaagtctGTATGTGtctatatacatattattatatttatatatattatattcttGTCTGTGTGCATGCATGTCTGTGTATGTTGGAtgcaattaatcgtgattaatcgatttaaatgctatatatatatatatatagggtttGACATtcacttttttgctcaccagccactgtggctagtggttttccaaagttactagccactcagcattttcactggccataattttgctgttggtaaattacattttatattattaaagttgactttgttatgcttaaattactttattttgagtcattttacttgatttagaagatttaaaaccctttcaaacttttaaatgcagagtgaccacccaaatcaagactacgttgtatatcagctggtatgtacatgtgggcaagaggtggacaatatgagcatgggctaatatgagaaattgtataagttatttgtgtaggctatataaaagaacaaagcagaaaattacaaaaacaatagtaaattaaaaataatcttttttcagatacactatgtttattttacatatagcctacatttatttaacatcttttgttgtttgattaacattaatgacagacaggtaggcctatttaattgggctgctgaatgcatggacttAATTGACGCATATTcagttattacccacctgtttacgtccacttaagccataaccgactgtattcacgttagatactccacacgatggacatttagacatctgtgtgcacgtgtatttgactattcaggcaCGAGGAGAACTGTTCGCGCACACGcgagagagcgcttctgttgtgtgtcattcagcgcaattccgcctatccctccttcactaactgcacgtaaataacgaattgtgtgattggattgtaattttgtgctacgacgatcttcgacgatcatttggctgtaaactgaaattatattcaacccgccaaagtggctagtgggagtggctgtcttacccgccacagctgaaatctacacgcatttggcgggttggagggtgttaatgtcaagccctatatatatatatatatatataaataatgtgtgCAACACATTCTTTGTGGGATTTTCACTATTCATATGAGGGATCACccatatttattcatattatgaCCTGAGCAAAACatcactgtatgtatgtatataattttatatatacaccTTGACTAACTTTTGTGGttattgaaacatttaaaatcccTTTTGAAGCATATATACTTTCAAGAGCCCCAACCTTAATAGTTCAAGTCTTAATTAGGAGGTCATACCTCCCCAAACCCTAAAAATTCACACCCTGATTAAACATAAATGTCTAAGCCTCTACATTAAATAATTCTTTATATGCATTATTGTAACACTGTGGCTTAAATCACATACATCTTCACCTGCATACTTCAGACTGCGTTTCTGCAAAGGCTTCACTTTCCAACAAGAGCATGTGAGGGTCAGCTGATGGGAGATTTGAGTCCAGTGTTACAATACTCATTTAAAGTCGAAAGCTGGGTGAGGTACCTAAACCAGATTGTAACGATTcgggactcatggtaagatccatttgcaagcttttattGAAGTAGAGTGgtcatacaggcagggtcagacaggagcaaacaggaatcacaaggaacaggcagaatcgtggtcagaaTTCAGGCAATGGTcagaggcaggcagatatcaatcaCGGAACAGGATAACAAAGCGAGGGTCAAAAGCaggaacaggaacagacaggatGAACAGACAGGATGAACAGACAGGATGAACAGACAGGATGAACAGACAGGATGA containing:
- the LOC125249622 gene encoding dehydrogenase/reductase SDR family member 11-like yields the protein MDRWKGRVALVTGASVGIGAAIAKSLVQHGMKVVGCARNVKQIENLAAECVSSGFSGTLFPYKCDLSVEEEVLSMFSWIKVQHQGIDVCINNAGLALPEPLLSGKTSGWKTMMDVNVIGLSVCTREAYQSMKERKVDDGHIININSICGHRVINNANAHFYTASKYAVTALTEGLRQELREAKTHIRATGISPGLVETEFAYRLFSQNPEIAVATYKSIKCLQAADITDAVVYVLSAPPHVQIGDIEITPVEQTM